In one Streptomyces sp. NBC_00597 genomic region, the following are encoded:
- a CDS encoding helix-turn-helix transcriptional regulator, which yields MQHGPAVRRRKLGEELRALRDRTGLTSGEAARIAGWHQSKISRIETGRSGVKPEDIRLLLDVYGNVVSPEQRALLEALSASAAGPGPGSEAGRGRQWWHDYRGLLPQEYRDFISLEAGARSARTVELSVVPGLLQTPEYARAVTRAALGGLPEPKVDALVDVRLARQSVLRADPPLELSAVLDEAVLRRQIGGPGVMAAQLRHLAQVARLPQVRLQVLPFSVGGHLGLTGPFVIFSFPNIADLDVVVLDHLTSSLYLERKEDLEAYSAAFRTIQAHALPPQDSSDLISSLADDA from the coding sequence ATGCAGCACGGTCCCGCGGTGCGTCGGCGCAAGCTCGGCGAGGAACTGCGCGCGCTGCGCGACCGGACCGGACTCACCAGTGGTGAGGCCGCCCGGATCGCGGGGTGGCACCAGTCGAAAATCAGCCGCATCGAAACGGGTCGCAGTGGCGTGAAACCGGAGGACATCCGCCTCCTGCTGGATGTCTACGGAAACGTCGTCAGTCCCGAACAGCGGGCCCTGCTGGAGGCCCTGTCGGCTTCGGCGGCCGGACCGGGACCGGGCAGCGAGGCCGGTCGCGGCCGCCAGTGGTGGCACGACTACCGGGGGCTGCTGCCACAGGAATACCGGGACTTCATCAGCCTGGAAGCGGGCGCCCGTTCGGCCCGCACGGTCGAGCTCTCCGTGGTGCCGGGCCTGCTACAGACCCCGGAGTACGCACGGGCGGTGACCCGGGCCGCGCTGGGCGGGCTTCCGGAACCCAAGGTCGACGCGCTGGTCGACGTACGACTGGCCCGGCAGTCGGTGCTGCGGGCCGATCCGCCGTTGGAGCTGAGCGCCGTGCTCGACGAGGCGGTACTGCGCCGGCAGATCGGCGGCCCCGGGGTGATGGCGGCGCAATTGCGACACCTGGCGCAGGTGGCCCGGTTGCCGCAAGTGCGGTTGCAGGTACTGCCGTTCAGCGTGGGGGGCCATCTCGGCCTGACCGGACCGTTCGTCATTTTCTCATTTCCGAACATCGCCGATCTGGATGTGGTGGTACTCGACCATTTGACGAGTAGCCTCTATCTGGAGCGGAAGGAAGACCTTGAGGCGTACAGCGCCGCATTCCGCACCATCCAGGCGCACGCCCTCCCGCCCCAGGACTCGTCGGATCTCATCAGCTCACTCGCTGACGACGCGTAA
- a CDS encoding DUF397 domain-containing protein → MSATPLSSSGLLISARWRRSSRSTGMNNCVETAALGGDLLAVRDSKRADGPAVLFTGPAWYGFLASVRADVLA, encoded by the coding sequence GTGTCCGCAACCCCCCTCTCCTCCAGCGGACTTCTGATCAGCGCGCGGTGGCGGCGGAGCAGCCGCAGCACCGGAATGAACAACTGCGTGGAAACGGCCGCCCTCGGCGGCGACCTGCTGGCCGTCCGCGACTCCAAGCGGGCGGACGGCCCGGCCGTGCTCTTCACCGGGCCGGCCTGGTACGGCTTCCTCGCATCCGTACGGGCGGACGTGCTCGCGTGA
- a CDS encoding 8-amino-7-oxononanoate synthase, whose translation MSQYSPEPDDVFAWIDDAERAREQAGLVRTLRPRPESSPLLDLASNDYLGLSRHPETVRGACEAAERWGAGATGSRLVTGTTELHAELERELAAFCGFEAALVLSSGYAANLAAVTALSDRGTLVVSDAGNHASIVDGCRLSRAETDVIPHSDPEAARKTLAGHGGRALLVSDSVFSVDGDAAPLAAYAAACRAEGAALVVDDAHGLGVLGEGGRGALYAAGLAGAPGVVATLTLSKSLGSQGGAVLGPAKVIRHLVNTARTFIFDTGLAPAAAGAALASLRLLQREPERAGRAREVADRLYGRLTASGLTAARPDAAVVSVRAPSASAALRWAADCREAGLSVGCFRPPSVPDGISRLRLTARADLTGDEIDRAVATILGTAPAGATDR comes from the coding sequence ATGAGTCAGTACAGCCCCGAGCCCGATGACGTGTTCGCCTGGATCGACGACGCGGAGCGGGCCCGTGAGCAGGCCGGACTGGTCCGGACGCTGCGGCCCCGCCCGGAGTCCTCGCCGCTGCTGGACCTGGCGAGCAACGACTACCTCGGGCTCTCCCGGCACCCCGAGACCGTGCGCGGCGCGTGCGAGGCGGCCGAGCGGTGGGGGGCAGGGGCCACTGGATCACGTCTGGTGACCGGTACGACCGAGCTTCATGCGGAGCTTGAGCGGGAGCTCGCCGCCTTCTGCGGGTTCGAGGCCGCCCTGGTCCTGTCCTCCGGGTACGCGGCCAACCTGGCGGCCGTCACCGCACTCAGCGACCGGGGCACCCTCGTCGTCTCCGACGCAGGCAACCACGCCTCGATCGTCGACGGCTGTCGGCTCTCCCGCGCCGAGACCGACGTGATCCCGCACTCCGACCCGGAGGCCGCGCGCAAGACGCTCGCCGGGCACGGTGGCCGGGCGCTGCTGGTCAGCGACTCGGTGTTCTCCGTGGACGGGGACGCCGCCCCGCTCGCCGCGTACGCGGCCGCCTGCCGGGCGGAGGGTGCGGCCCTGGTCGTGGACGACGCCCACGGGTTGGGCGTCCTGGGGGAGGGCGGCCGGGGAGCCCTGTACGCGGCCGGGCTCGCGGGTGCGCCCGGGGTGGTCGCCACCCTCACCCTCTCGAAGTCCCTGGGCAGCCAGGGCGGAGCCGTGCTCGGCCCTGCCAAGGTGATCAGGCACCTGGTCAACACGGCGCGGACCTTCATCTTCGACACCGGGCTGGCACCGGCCGCCGCGGGTGCGGCGCTGGCGAGCCTGCGCCTGCTCCAGCGGGAACCGGAGCGCGCCGGCCGGGCCCGCGAGGTGGCCGACCGCTTGTACGGGCGGCTCACCGCGTCCGGCCTGACCGCGGCCCGGCCGGACGCGGCCGTGGTGTCGGTACGGGCCCCGTCGGCTTCGGCGGCACTGCGCTGGGCCGCCGACTGCCGCGAGGCAGGTCTGTCCGTGGGCTGCTTCCGTCCGCCGTCGGTGCCGGACGGCATCTCCCGGCTGCGACTGACCGCACGTGCCGATCTCACGGGGGACGAGATCGACCGCGCCGTCGCGACGATCCTGGGGACCGCCCCGGCCGGAGCCACGGACCGCTAG
- the bioB gene encoding biotin synthase BioB, with protein sequence MDLLNTLVDKGLRRELPTREEALAVLATSDDELLDVVAAAGKVRRQWFGRRVKLNYLVNLKSGLCPEDCSYCSQRLGSKAEILKYTWLKPDEASQAAAAGVAGGAKRVCLVASGRGPTDRDVERVGKTIEAIKEQNEGVEVCACLGLLSDGQAERLKDAGADAYNHNLNTSEATYGQITKTHTYADRVDTVQKAHAAGLSACSGLIAGMGESDEDLVDVVYSLRELDSDSVPVNFLIPFEGTPLAKEWNLTPQRCLRILAMVRFVCPDVEVRIAGGREVHLRSMQPLALNIANSIFLGDYLTSEGQAGQADLDMIADAGFEVEGAGTTTLPAHRADAAAAAAAHGPCGSSPAEAGCGSACGGCSGHEHEAVPAQAPAEARAEAPGQAPAGEVRPDLVAVRRRGAGTDLAPNA encoded by the coding sequence ATGGACCTGCTGAACACCCTGGTGGACAAGGGGCTGCGGCGCGAGCTGCCGACCCGCGAAGAGGCGCTCGCCGTTCTGGCGACCTCTGACGATGAACTGCTCGACGTGGTGGCCGCGGCCGGCAAGGTGCGCCGCCAGTGGTTCGGGCGTCGGGTCAAGCTGAACTACCTGGTCAACCTGAAGTCCGGGCTCTGCCCGGAGGACTGCTCCTACTGTTCCCAGCGACTGGGATCGAAAGCGGAGATCCTCAAGTACACGTGGCTCAAGCCGGACGAGGCCTCCCAGGCCGCCGCGGCCGGTGTCGCGGGCGGCGCGAAGCGCGTGTGCCTGGTGGCGAGCGGGCGCGGCCCGACGGACCGCGACGTCGAGCGGGTCGGCAAGACGATCGAGGCGATCAAGGAGCAGAACGAGGGCGTCGAGGTGTGCGCGTGCCTCGGCCTGCTCTCGGACGGCCAGGCGGAGCGTCTGAAGGACGCGGGTGCCGATGCCTACAACCACAACCTCAACACGTCCGAGGCCACGTACGGCCAGATCACCAAGACCCACACCTACGCGGACCGGGTCGACACGGTGCAGAAGGCGCACGCGGCGGGCCTGTCCGCCTGCTCCGGGCTCATCGCGGGCATGGGCGAGAGCGACGAGGACCTGGTCGACGTCGTCTACTCGCTGCGCGAGCTGGACTCTGACTCGGTGCCGGTCAACTTCCTCATCCCCTTCGAGGGCACCCCGCTGGCCAAGGAGTGGAACCTCACCCCGCAGCGCTGCCTGCGGATCCTGGCGATGGTCCGGTTCGTCTGCCCCGACGTGGAGGTCCGGATCGCCGGCGGCCGCGAGGTGCACCTGCGCTCGATGCAGCCGCTCGCGCTGAACATCGCCAACTCGATCTTCCTCGGCGACTACCTCACCAGTGAGGGCCAGGCGGGCCAGGCCGACCTCGACATGATCGCGGACGCCGGCTTCGAGGTGGAGGGCGCCGGTACGACGACCCTCCCGGCGCACCGCGCGGACGCTGCGGCCGCGGCCGCAGCCCACGGGCCGTGCGGCTCCTCCCCGGCGGAGGCGGGCTGCGGCTCGGCGTGCGGCGGCTGCTCGGGCCACGAGCACGAGGCCGTCCCCGCGCAGGCACCGGCCGAGGCCCGGGCCGAGGCGCCGGGCCAGGCTCCGGCGGGCGAGGTCCGCCCGGACCTGGTGGCGGTCCGCCGACGGGGCGCGGGAACGGACCTCGCCCCCAATGCCTGA
- a CDS encoding adenosylmethionine--8-amino-7-oxononanoate transaminase, giving the protein MPDQHAPLPAAELLALDRQHVWHPYGPMPGRQEPLVVSSASGVRLRLAEPSQGQDELVDGMSSWWSAIHGYNHPALNEAVTEQLGRMSHVMFGGLTHEPAVRLATRLVEITPVGLEHVFLADSGSVSVEVAVKMCLQYWRSIGRPGKTRLLTWRGGYHGDTWTPMGVCDPEGGMHDLWSGILPRQLFADVPPSGFDGPVDPAYVDHLRSLVSSHADELAAVIVEPVVQGAGGMRFHNPAYLRVLRELCDEYDVLLILDEIATGFGRTGALFAADHAGMTPDVMCLGKSLTGGYLTLAATLCTERVAAGISQGAVPVLAHGPTFMGNPLATAVALASIDLLLGQDWQREVKRIEAGLLEGLAPARDLPGVRDVRVLGAIGVVQLTHEVDVAAATRAAVREGVWVRPFRDLIYVMPPFVTGDADVARICRAVCAAAEEG; this is encoded by the coding sequence ATGCCTGATCAGCACGCCCCGCTGCCGGCCGCGGAACTGCTCGCGCTGGACCGGCAGCACGTCTGGCACCCGTACGGACCGATGCCCGGGCGGCAGGAGCCGCTGGTCGTCTCCTCCGCCTCGGGTGTCCGGCTGCGGCTGGCCGAGCCCTCGCAGGGGCAGGACGAACTGGTCGACGGCATGTCCTCCTGGTGGTCGGCGATCCACGGGTACAACCACCCGGCGCTGAACGAGGCCGTGACCGAGCAACTCGGCCGGATGTCGCACGTGATGTTCGGCGGGCTCACCCACGAGCCCGCCGTCCGCCTCGCCACCCGGCTGGTCGAGATCACCCCGGTCGGCCTGGAGCACGTCTTCCTCGCCGACTCGGGCTCGGTCTCGGTCGAGGTCGCGGTGAAGATGTGCCTCCAGTACTGGCGCTCCATCGGCCGCCCCGGCAAGACCAGGCTCCTGACCTGGCGCGGCGGCTACCACGGGGACACCTGGACGCCGATGGGCGTCTGCGACCCCGAGGGCGGCATGCACGACCTCTGGTCGGGGATCCTCCCGCGCCAGCTCTTCGCCGACGTCCCGCCGAGCGGCTTCGACGGGCCCGTGGACCCCGCGTACGTGGACCACCTGCGCTCCCTGGTCTCCTCGCACGCGGACGAGCTGGCCGCGGTGATCGTGGAACCGGTGGTCCAGGGCGCGGGCGGCATGCGCTTCCACAACCCGGCCTACCTGCGGGTGCTGCGCGAACTGTGCGACGAGTACGACGTCCTGCTCATCCTGGACGAGATCGCCACGGGCTTCGGCCGCACCGGCGCCCTGTTCGCGGCGGACCACGCAGGGATGACCCCGGACGTGATGTGCCTCGGCAAGTCCCTGACCGGCGGCTACCTCACGCTGGCGGCGACCTTGTGCACGGAGCGGGTGGCGGCCGGGATCTCGCAGGGCGCGGTCCCCGTCCTCGCCCACGGGCCGACGTTCATGGGCAACCCGCTCGCCACGGCCGTGGCGCTGGCCTCGATCGACCTACTGCTCGGCCAGGACTGGCAGCGCGAGGTCAAGCGGATCGAGGCGGGGCTGCTGGAGGGCCTGGCCCCGGCGCGGGACCTGCCCGGTGTCCGGGACGTACGCGTCCTGGGCGCGATCGGCGTGGTCCAGCTGACCCACGAGGTCGACGTGGCCGCGGCCACCCGGGCGGCGGTCCGGGAGGGCGTGTGGGTGCGCCCGTTCCGGGACCTGATCTACGTGATGCCGCCGTTCGTGACGGGCGACGCCGACGTGGCCCGCATCTGCCGCGCGGTGTGCGCGGCGGCGGAGGAGGGCTGA
- the bioD gene encoding dethiobiotin synthase — protein sequence MTVLMVSGTGTEIGKTVVTSAIAAAAVASGRSVAVLKPAQTGMEPGAPGDAAEAVRLAGPAVTAVELARYPEPLAPDTAARRSGLPTVSPAAVAEAAERLARSHDLVLVEGAGGLLVRFDEAGHTLADAARLVGAPVLVVAPAALGTLNSTTLTAEALRARGLESPGVVIGSWPAQPDLACRCNLADLPSSSGLPLLGAVPEASGSLSPEAFCAAAPGWLSPALSGTWSPESFLTAWQP from the coding sequence ATGACGGTGCTCATGGTCTCGGGCACGGGCACGGAGATCGGCAAGACGGTGGTCACGTCGGCGATCGCGGCCGCCGCGGTGGCGTCGGGCCGCTCGGTGGCGGTCCTGAAGCCGGCCCAGACGGGCATGGAACCCGGTGCTCCGGGTGATGCGGCGGAGGCGGTCCGGCTGGCCGGACCGGCGGTCACGGCGGTGGAACTGGCCCGCTACCCGGAACCCTTGGCCCCGGACACGGCGGCCCGCCGCTCCGGCCTGCCCACGGTCTCGCCGGCAGCCGTCGCAGAGGCCGCGGAGCGGCTCGCCCGCTCCCACGACCTGGTCCTGGTGGAGGGTGCGGGCGGCCTGCTGGTCCGCTTCGACGAAGCCGGCCACACCCTGGCCGACGCGGCCCGCCTGGTCGGCGCCCCCGTCCTGGTGGTCGCCCCGGCGGCGCTCGGCACCCTCAACTCCACGACCCTGACGGCCGAGGCCCTCCGGGCCCGGGGGCTGGAGTCCCCGGGCGTGGTCATCGGCAGCTGGCCGGCGCAGCCGGACCTGGCCTGCCGCTGCAACCTGGCGGACCTCCCGTCGTCCTCGGGACTCCCGCTGCTGGGCGCGGTCCCGGAAGCTTCGGGATCCCTCTCCCCGGAGGCCTTCTGCGCGGCAGCCCCCGGCTGGCTGTCCCCCGCCCTCTCGGGCACCTGGTCCCCGGAGTCCTTCCTGACGGCCTGGCAGCCCTGA
- a CDS encoding class I SAM-dependent methyltransferase produces the protein MPAPHRDPDSVNHPLFARFYARFSTTAETRGGIGALRRELLHGVSGRVIEIGAGNGLNFAHYPRAVSEVVAVEPERRLRRLAADAALRAEVPVDVVPGVAEALPVKSEAFDAAVASLVLCSVRDLPRALAELHRVLRPDAELRFFEHGRAPTAGMAAVQRTLDRTVWPRLFGGCHTYRDPAAAIGAAGFRSVSYRSFRLPERGPAFPSSYCVIGSARRGPG, from the coding sequence ATGCCCGCTCCACATCGCGACCCGGACTCCGTCAACCACCCGCTCTTCGCCCGGTTCTACGCCCGTTTCAGCACCACGGCCGAGACCCGCGGCGGCATCGGCGCCCTGCGCCGCGAGCTCCTGCACGGCGTATCCGGCCGGGTCATCGAGATCGGTGCCGGCAACGGCCTCAACTTCGCGCACTACCCGCGCGCCGTCTCCGAGGTCGTGGCCGTCGAACCGGAGCGGCGGCTACGCCGGCTCGCCGCCGACGCCGCCCTGCGCGCCGAGGTCCCGGTCGATGTCGTGCCGGGTGTCGCCGAGGCACTCCCGGTCAAGAGCGAGGCCTTCGACGCCGCGGTCGCCTCCCTCGTGCTGTGCTCCGTACGGGACCTGCCCCGCGCGCTCGCGGAGCTCCACCGGGTGCTCCGCCCCGACGCCGAGCTCCGCTTCTTCGAACACGGCCGCGCGCCCACCGCCGGCATGGCCGCCGTCCAGCGCACCCTGGACCGGACCGTCTGGCCCCGTCTCTTCGGCGGGTGCCACACCTACCGGGACCCGGCCGCCGCGATCGGGGCCGCCGGATTCCGGTCCGTCTCGTACCGCAGCTTCCGGCTCCCCGAGCGCGGGCCCGCGTTCCCGAGTTCGTACTGCGTGATCGGGTCGGCCCGCCGCGGTCCGGGGTAG
- a CDS encoding GNAT family N-acetyltransferase: MSDLHVGPASVADLPSVLDFWKTAAEGTSISDDLAGVEQLHARDPRALLLARRGGELVGTVIAGFDGWRCHLYRLAVHPAHRRQGIGSALLAAAEERFRELGGRRADAMVLDRNEGAHGAWDAAGYHPEDHWTRWVKPLDA; the protein is encoded by the coding sequence ATGAGTGATCTTCATGTCGGTCCCGCGTCGGTCGCCGATCTCCCCTCCGTGCTCGACTTCTGGAAGACCGCCGCCGAGGGAACGAGTATCAGTGACGACCTCGCCGGGGTCGAGCAGCTCCACGCCCGCGATCCGCGCGCCCTGCTGCTCGCCCGCCGGGGCGGCGAACTCGTCGGCACCGTGATCGCCGGCTTCGACGGCTGGCGCTGCCACCTGTACCGGCTCGCGGTACACCCGGCGCACCGCCGGCAGGGCATCGGATCGGCGCTGCTGGCCGCCGCGGAGGAACGGTTCCGCGAGCTCGGCGGACGCCGCGCCGACGCGATGGTGCTGGACCGCAACGAGGGGGCGCACGGGGCGTGGGACGCGGCGGGGTACCACCCCGAGGACCACTGGACGCGCTGGGTCAAGCCGCTCGACGCCTGA
- a CDS encoding hemolysin family protein, translating to MTEVLLLLVALLLCLACGVFVAAEFSLTTVERSELEQAVERGEPGAESALTAVRSLTFQLSGAQLGITVTGLVIGMISKPSIAALLQGPFEAVGLSAGAASSVALVLGTVLSTLVLMVVGELVPKNWAISSPLAIAKRVATMQRVFSRAFRPFISHLNSTANHLVRRFGMEPAEELASARTPQELVALARHSAKAGALEKDTAELFVRTLNLADLTAENVMTPRVQVTALDVQTTAEDVANATLATGLSRFPVYRGSLDTVVGTVHIKDVVALPAGERHRRPVSQLLREPLLVPESLTVDRLLDLLSGRRTMAVVIDEYGGTAGVVTLEDIVEEVVGEVRDEHDPHETADLAPAGTDASGRRLYSADGAARTDQLERIGLRVPDGPYETLAGLIATELGRIPAVGDSMELGGWRLDVVDASGRRAARVLLHAPVEPPQDKGGEAAR from the coding sequence ATGACCGAAGTGCTCCTGCTCCTCGTAGCGCTGCTGCTCTGCCTTGCCTGCGGAGTCTTCGTCGCGGCCGAGTTCTCCCTGACCACCGTCGAGCGCAGCGAGCTCGAACAGGCCGTCGAGCGCGGCGAGCCCGGCGCCGAGAGCGCCTTGACGGCCGTCCGGAGCCTGACGTTCCAGCTGTCCGGCGCCCAGCTCGGCATCACCGTGACCGGCCTGGTCATCGGCATGATCTCCAAGCCCTCGATCGCCGCCCTCCTGCAAGGTCCCTTCGAGGCCGTGGGGCTGTCGGCCGGCGCCGCCTCCTCCGTCGCCCTGGTCCTGGGCACCGTGCTGTCGACCCTCGTCCTGATGGTCGTCGGCGAGCTGGTGCCCAAGAACTGGGCGATCTCGTCCCCACTGGCCATCGCCAAGCGGGTGGCCACCATGCAACGGGTCTTCAGTCGCGCGTTCCGGCCGTTCATCAGCCATCTGAACAGCACGGCGAACCACCTGGTCCGCCGCTTCGGCATGGAACCCGCCGAGGAGCTCGCTTCCGCCCGCACTCCGCAGGAGCTGGTGGCGCTCGCCCGGCACTCCGCCAAGGCGGGCGCGCTGGAGAAGGACACCGCCGAGCTGTTCGTACGGACCCTCAACCTGGCCGACCTGACCGCGGAGAACGTCATGACCCCGCGCGTCCAGGTCACCGCCCTCGACGTGCAGACCACCGCCGAGGACGTGGCGAACGCGACGCTCGCGACCGGCCTGTCGCGCTTCCCGGTCTACCGGGGCAGCCTCGACACCGTCGTCGGTACCGTCCACATCAAGGACGTGGTCGCCCTGCCCGCCGGGGAACGGCACCGCCGCCCCGTCTCCCAGCTGCTGCGCGAACCGCTCCTCGTACCGGAGTCGCTGACCGTGGACCGGCTGCTGGACCTGCTGTCGGGCCGCCGGACGATGGCCGTGGTGATCGACGAGTACGGGGGCACGGCCGGCGTCGTGACCCTGGAGGACATCGTCGAGGAGGTCGTCGGCGAGGTGCGCGACGAGCACGACCCGCACGAGACCGCGGACCTGGCCCCGGCCGGTACGGACGCCTCCGGGCGCCGCCTCTACTCCGCCGACGGAGCCGCGCGCACCGACCAGCTGGAGCGGATCGGACTGCGCGTGCCGGACGGCCCATACGAGACCCTCGCCGGCCTGATAGCGACGGAGCTGGGCCGGATCCCGGCCGTCGGCGACAGCATGGAGCTGGGCGGCTGGCGGCTCGACGTCGTGGACGCGAGCGGGCGACGGGCCGCACGGGTGCTGCTGCACGCGCCGGTCGAGCCGCCGCAAGACAAGGGTGGGGAGGCAGCCCGATGA
- a CDS encoding hemolysin family protein: MTVLQLLIGLATLVVNAFFVGAEFALISVRRSQIEPHAERGDRRARAVLWALEHVSALMAAAQLGITLCTLVLGVVAEPAIAHLLTPLFDLVGVPSGLTHAISFVIALALATYLHMLFGEMLPKNVALSEPVRTALLLGPPLVTLTRALKPVIFAVNAFANLLLRLLRVDVKDEVAATFTDDELARIVKDSSEAGLIDGRASERLYDALELGRRPVTDVVLPLDRVVVARDGITPTGLEQLSASSGYSRFPVIDAQAGILGYLHVKDALDADGPERDESFPVSALRPIAQVRAETPLDDVLTAMRRSRTHLAAVLGSGGAMTGLVTMEDVLRELFGRPASA; the protein is encoded by the coding sequence ATGACGGTGCTCCAACTGCTGATCGGCCTGGCGACCCTGGTCGTCAACGCCTTCTTCGTCGGCGCCGAGTTCGCGCTGATCTCGGTGCGGCGCAGCCAGATCGAACCGCACGCCGAGCGGGGCGACCGGCGGGCGCGCGCGGTGCTATGGGCGCTGGAACACGTGTCGGCGCTGATGGCGGCGGCCCAGCTGGGCATCACGCTGTGCACCCTGGTCCTGGGTGTGGTGGCCGAGCCGGCCATCGCCCACCTGCTGACCCCGCTGTTCGACCTCGTGGGCGTGCCGTCGGGGCTGACGCACGCGATCTCGTTCGTGATCGCCCTGGCACTGGCGACGTACCTGCACATGCTCTTCGGCGAGATGCTGCCGAAGAACGTGGCGCTGTCCGAGCCCGTGCGCACCGCACTGCTGCTCGGTCCGCCGCTCGTCACCCTGACCCGGGCGCTGAAGCCGGTGATCTTCGCGGTCAACGCCTTCGCCAACCTCCTGCTGCGACTGCTGCGGGTGGACGTCAAGGACGAGGTCGCGGCGACCTTCACCGACGACGAGCTGGCGCGGATCGTCAAGGACTCCAGCGAGGCGGGACTGATCGACGGCCGGGCGAGCGAGCGGCTGTACGACGCCCTGGAACTGGGCCGGCGGCCGGTCACCGATGTGGTGCTGCCGCTGGACCGGGTCGTCGTGGCCCGGGACGGCATCACGCCGACGGGCCTGGAACAGCTGTCCGCCTCATCCGGGTACTCCCGCTTCCCGGTGATCGACGCGCAGGCCGGGATCCTCGGGTACCTGCACGTCAAGGACGCCCTCGACGCGGACGGGCCGGAGCGGGACGAGTCGTTCCCGGTGTCCGCGCTGCGCCCGATCGCGCAGGTACGAGCGGAGACCCCGCTGGACGACGTGCTGACCGCGATGCGGCGCAGCCGGACGCACCTGGCGGCGGTACTCGGCTCGGGCGGGGCGATGACGGGCCTGGTCACGATGGAGGACGTGCTGCGCGAGCTGTTCGGCCGGCCGGCCTCCGCCTGA
- a CDS encoding SGNH/GDSL hydrolase family protein, whose protein sequence is MEMNAPYTSFVAVGDSFTEGMSDLLPDGSYRGWADLLAARLAAREPDFRYANLAVRGKLIGQIATDQAPVAASMGADVVTLVGGLNDALRPKVDMDRVRGHLEEAVGLLAPTCKTLVLMRSPGRNGPVMDRFRPRMEELFVIIEELAARHGALVVDLYGAAALADPRMWDVDRLHLTAEGHRRVAEAVWQTLGLPPEQDWRTELPPAIPPGWAARRSQDLSFARQHLLPWVGRRLTGRSSGDGRPAKRPELLPYEAAAGERHS, encoded by the coding sequence ATGGAGATGAATGCGCCTTACACCAGTTTCGTCGCGGTCGGCGACTCCTTCACCGAAGGCATGTCCGACCTGCTGCCCGACGGTTCCTACCGGGGCTGGGCCGACCTGCTGGCCGCCCGCCTCGCGGCGCGCGAGCCCGACTTCCGCTACGCGAACCTCGCGGTCCGCGGAAAGCTGATCGGGCAGATCGCCACGGACCAGGCCCCGGTCGCGGCGTCGATGGGCGCTGACGTGGTGACGCTGGTCGGCGGCCTGAACGACGCGCTACGCCCGAAGGTCGACATGGATCGGGTGCGCGGGCACCTGGAGGAGGCCGTGGGGCTGCTGGCACCCACCTGCAAGACGCTGGTGCTGATGCGCTCTCCGGGCCGCAACGGGCCGGTGATGGACCGCTTCCGTCCGCGCATGGAGGAGCTCTTCGTCATCATCGAGGAGCTCGCCGCCCGGCACGGGGCGCTGGTGGTCGACCTGTACGGGGCCGCCGCCCTCGCCGACCCCCGCATGTGGGACGTGGACCGGCTGCACCTGACGGCCGAGGGCCACCGCCGCGTGGCGGAGGCGGTCTGGCAGACGCTGGGCCTGCCGCCCGAACAGGACTGGCGAACCGAGCTCCCGCCCGCGATACCGCCCGGCTGGGCCGCGCGCCGCTCGCAGGACCTGAGCTTCGCCCGGCAGCACCTGCTGCCGTGGGTCGGCCGCCGGTTGACGGGCCGCTCCTCCGGGGACGGCCGTCCGGCCAAGCGCCCGGAGCTGCTGCCGTACGAGGCCGCCGCGGGCGAGCGTCACTCGTAG